A single Thermaerobacter sp. FW80 DNA region contains:
- a CDS encoding CpaF family protein, producing the protein MRAEIAPPGPWNDRRFLELVEAVRERLLRERPQLLRQPPGPELRQRLEAFVTQVLARPGVAAGTVPAPGLVQAICAEMVGLGPIDALLGDDAVTEIMVNGPERVFVEREGRIQPYPARFRDADHLIETINRIVAPLGRRVDPAHPFVDARLPSGDRIHAIVPPLAVDGPVLTVRRFHRRRPSLDDLVRLGTLTADAAEFLAAAVRSRRNVLISGATSSGKTTTLIALLRAATHPWERVITLEEAAEIDLGPDRHVVRLEARPAGVDGQGAVPLRTLLRNALRMRPDRLVVGEVRGEEAADLLQALNTGHLGSVCTIHANGTLDALRRLEQLVLLAGENWAPSLVREQVSRAIHLVVHQERVRSGRRVVTEIAAVRPGGRVEPVPLQPHPEAERWRRDPTRAASTGRLATEGEGRADAWTADIR; encoded by the coding sequence ATGCGGGCTGAGATCGCCCCTCCGGGGCCGTGGAACGACCGGCGCTTCCTGGAGCTCGTCGAGGCGGTGCGCGAGCGGCTGCTGCGGGAACGCCCCCAGCTGCTCCGCCAACCGCCGGGACCGGAATTGCGCCAACGGCTGGAGGCGTTCGTGACCCAGGTCCTCGCCCGTCCGGGCGTGGCGGCGGGAACGGTGCCCGCCCCGGGTCTCGTCCAGGCGATCTGCGCCGAGATGGTCGGGCTTGGACCCATCGATGCCCTGCTGGGTGACGACGCCGTCACCGAGATCATGGTCAACGGTCCCGAACGCGTGTTCGTCGAGCGGGAGGGCCGTATCCAGCCCTACCCTGCCCGCTTCCGCGACGCGGACCACCTGATCGAGACGATCAACCGCATCGTCGCACCCTTGGGACGGCGGGTCGACCCCGCCCACCCCTTCGTCGACGCCCGCTTGCCATCGGGGGATCGCATCCACGCCATCGTACCCCCCTTGGCCGTCGACGGGCCGGTGCTGACGGTTCGCCGCTTCCACCGTCGTCGCCCGTCCCTGGACGACCTGGTGCGGCTGGGGACGCTCACCGCCGACGCGGCGGAGTTCCTGGCGGCCGCCGTCCGCTCCCGGCGGAACGTGCTGATCTCCGGGGCGACCAGCTCCGGGAAGACGACCACGTTGATCGCCCTTCTCCGGGCCGCCACCCATCCGTGGGAGCGGGTGATCACCCTGGAGGAGGCGGCGGAGATCGACCTCGGTCCCGATCGCCACGTGGTGCGCCTCGAGGCCCGGCCGGCCGGGGTGGACGGTCAGGGCGCCGTGCCCCTTCGCACCTTGCTGCGCAACGCCCTCCGCATGCGTCCGGACCGCCTGGTGGTGGGCGAGGTCCGGGGCGAGGAGGCCGCCGACCTCCTGCAGGCGCTGAACACCGGTCACCTGGGATCGGTGTGTACCATCCACGCCAACGGCACCCTGGACGCCCTGCGCCGCCTCGAGCAGCTGGTGTTGCTGGCCGGGGAGAACTGGGCGCCCTCGCTGGTGCGGGAGCAGGTCAGCCGGGCCATCCACCTGGTGGTCCACCAGGAACGGGTTCGAAGCGGCCGCCGGGTGGTGACCGAGATCGCGGCAGTGCGGCCGGGGGGCCGGGTGGAGCCGGTCCCGCTCCAGCCCCACCCCGAGGCCGAACGGTGGCGCCGGGACCCGACGCGTGCGGCGTCGACGGGACGGCTCGCGACGGAAGGCGAGGGACGTGCCGATGCCTGGACTGCCGACATCCGTTGA
- the cpaB gene encoding Flp pilus assembly protein CpaB: MARLSWRSAISLAVALLAGASAYVLYVDATASSPVVVATRPLQAPVPLEAQMVAVTQMPAVAVHPKAVTDPATVVGKVLRREVEAGEPLLLTDVAPGEGAGLSLYLQGDQHAFFVPARLEEGLGGAVQPGDRVDVIFVGGQGSGAVARTLLENLPVLQVRDEEGRRWEEGRPLGVLLAVSADQAERLAYALTYGRVYLALASATGGEGGSGGITWDNLFLRRPTAVPAPGTAGPPPVDEPGASPQGTEGPGTGATGGDVGPEPGGEANVDTGSAPAETSSRADVPAGSAPIPLVDPAWVGEGEDAP; encoded by the coding sequence GTGGCCCGGCTGTCGTGGCGGTCGGCGATCAGCCTCGCCGTGGCGTTGCTGGCCGGAGCCAGCGCGTACGTCCTCTACGTGGACGCCACCGCGTCCTCACCGGTGGTGGTGGCCACCCGCCCCCTCCAGGCGCCCGTACCCCTGGAGGCCCAGATGGTGGCGGTCACGCAGATGCCCGCCGTCGCCGTGCACCCCAAGGCCGTCACGGACCCGGCCACCGTGGTGGGCAAGGTGTTGCGCCGCGAAGTGGAAGCCGGCGAGCCCCTGCTCCTCACGGACGTCGCGCCCGGTGAGGGTGCGGGCCTCTCCCTCTACCTCCAGGGGGATCAGCACGCCTTCTTCGTGCCGGCCCGGCTGGAAGAAGGGCTGGGTGGCGCCGTGCAGCCGGGTGACCGCGTCGACGTGATCTTCGTCGGCGGTCAAGGATCCGGCGCCGTAGCCCGGACCCTGCTGGAGAACCTGCCGGTCCTTCAGGTCCGGGACGAGGAAGGCCGCCGCTGGGAGGAGGGTCGGCCGCTGGGGGTGCTGCTGGCGGTCTCGGCCGACCAGGCCGAGCGGCTGGCCTACGCCCTCACCTACGGGCGCGTCTACCTGGCCCTGGCATCGGCCACGGGTGGCGAGGGAGGGAGCGGCGGCATCACCTGGGACAACCTCTTCCTGCGTCGCCCCACCGCGGTGCCGGCGCCCGGCACCGCGGGGCCTCCGCCTGTCGACGAGCCCGGGGCGTCGCCGCAGGGGACGGAGGGCCCTGGGACCGGCGCGACCGGGGGAGACGTCGGTCCGGAGCCCGGCGGCGAGGCGAACGTCGACACCGGCTCGGCACCGGCGGAGACGTCGTCCCGCGCGGATGTGCCGGCGGGTTCGGCGCCGATCCCGCTGGTGGACCCAGCCTGGGTGGGCGAGGGGGAGGATGCCCCGTGA
- a CDS encoding S-layer homology domain-containing protein, with protein sequence MQGTGIQEDHGTTAAQQAAAREARQGAEKEFAGSVAARGSGDGSRGEAGPAPSARADPSTCRWTPPLAPTAGDGAAPAPARPHTAPSGGDGGRPRAPGRRRAGRWGIGGRPRGRSRLAVVLAGLVLMSVPAQAAGSWYVDLDGHWAADEIRVLWEEGVTDGYSRPDALGRPQTYFLPNAYMERAQFAVLLAKVMGLAPDTTGPPVYPDVPPGYRAGGDLDAYPWVQAGARAGLFPDEPGRPFRPGDVVRRDEAVAMLVHALELTWYADRMPESRIEALLGAYRDADRIRPALRRAVAAAVDLAIVVGYGDGFLRPDRSLTRAEGATLIYKSALLRVGADPPSFSPDGDHVQDRTRLGARALLNRNQTAWEVQVLTPDGQPVRTWSGQWLPASWDWDGRDEGGRPVPAGLYLLRGELVARQGTRFTSAVEPLEVVYHRLVATASPAVVEAGEPVHIQALTEGPVVRVVVHLPGDTAPTPMARTAPGTWEAGWTVPEDTEPGSQALVVVAAFPETVRRETVYVDVLPPLWIQGAVAPNPARPGEPVTVTATVPATTDVVTLHPPNQPSIPLREVGDGRWTARWQVPPDAAPGSSLPLELEARRRDRRAVAHLDLAVAEGAANREPVFHLTH encoded by the coding sequence GTGCAGGGAACGGGGATCCAGGAGGATCACGGGACGACGGCGGCCCAGCAGGCTGCAGCGAGGGAGGCCCGGCAAGGCGCGGAGAAGGAGTTCGCAGGAAGCGTCGCGGCCCGCGGGTCCGGGGACGGCAGCCGCGGCGAGGCGGGACCAGCCCCGTCGGCGCGGGCCGATCCGTCGACCTGCCGGTGGACGCCACCGCTGGCGCCCACCGCTGGCGATGGAGCAGCCCCTGCACCGGCGCGGCCGCATACCGCCCCGTCCGGCGGCGATGGCGGCCGTCCACGGGCTCCGGGCCGTCGGCGAGCGGGGCGGTGGGGAATCGGCGGGCGGCCCAGGGGGCGGTCCCGGCTGGCCGTCGTCCTGGCCGGTCTCGTCTTGATGTCCGTGCCGGCCCAGGCCGCCGGCTCGTGGTACGTCGACCTGGACGGCCACTGGGCCGCCGACGAGATCCGCGTCCTCTGGGAGGAGGGCGTCACCGACGGCTACAGCCGTCCCGACGCCCTCGGCCGGCCGCAGACCTACTTCCTCCCCAACGCGTATATGGAACGCGCCCAGTTCGCCGTGCTGCTGGCCAAGGTCATGGGACTGGCGCCCGACACCACCGGTCCGCCCGTCTACCCCGACGTGCCACCCGGTTACCGCGCGGGTGGCGATCTCGACGCCTACCCGTGGGTGCAGGCCGGCGCGCGGGCCGGCCTCTTCCCGGACGAACCCGGCCGACCCTTCCGGCCCGGCGACGTCGTCCGTCGCGACGAAGCAGTGGCGATGCTGGTCCACGCCCTGGAACTGACCTGGTATGCCGATCGCATGCCGGAGAGCCGGATCGAGGCCCTGCTCGGCGCCTACCGGGACGCCGACCGGATTCGCCCCGCCCTGCGCCGGGCCGTGGCGGCGGCCGTCGACTTGGCCATCGTCGTGGGATATGGCGACGGCTTCCTCCGGCCGGACCGCTCGCTGACTCGCGCCGAGGGGGCGACCCTGATCTACAAGTCCGCGCTGCTGCGGGTCGGCGCCGATCCGCCCTCCTTCTCGCCCGACGGCGACCACGTCCAAGACCGGACCCGCCTCGGCGCCCGCGCGCTGCTGAACCGCAACCAGACCGCCTGGGAGGTCCAGGTCCTGACGCCCGACGGTCAGCCGGTGCGCACCTGGTCCGGGCAGTGGCTTCCCGCCAGCTGGGACTGGGACGGCCGGGACGAGGGGGGCCGCCCGGTACCCGCCGGACTCTACCTCCTGCGTGGCGAGCTGGTGGCCCGCCAGGGCACGCGCTTCACCTCCGCCGTCGAACCCCTCGAGGTGGTCTACCACCGGTTGGTGGCCACCGCGTCGCCGGCCGTGGTGGAGGCCGGCGAACCGGTCCACATCCAGGCGCTGACAGAGGGGCCCGTGGTGCGCGTCGTCGTGCATCTTCCGGGGGACACGGCGCCGACCCCGATGGCGCGCACCGCCCCGGGGACCTGGGAGGCGGGCTGGACGGTGCCGGAGGACACCGAGCCGGGGAGCCAGGCCCTGGTGGTGGTCGCCGCCTTTCCGGAGACCGTACGGCGGGAGACGGTCTACGTGGACGTCCTGCCCCCGCTGTGGATCCAGGGCGCGGTGGCGCCGAACCCGGCCCGGCCGGGAGAGCCGGTGACGGTCACCGCGACGGTGCCGGCCACGACCGACGTCGTCACCCTCCACCCGCCGAACCAGCCCTCGATCCCGTTGCGGGAGGTCGGAGACGGACGGTGGACCGCCCGGTGGCAGGTTCCTCCCGATGCCGCTCCGGGCTCATCCTTGCCCCTCGAGCTGGAAGCCCGTCGGCGCGACCGACGCGCCGTCGCGCATCTGGACCTGGCCGTGGCCGAGGGGGCGGCGAATCGCGAGCCCGTGTTCCACCTGACCCATTGA
- a CDS encoding response regulator transcription factor: protein MPIRVLIVDDHALLREGLRQVLQLEPDIEVVGEAGSGGEAVRRAAQLRPDLVVMDINLPDMSGIEATRQIRSAAPSTQVLVLTIHDQEEYLLEAIAAGASGFVLKDVEPRALVEAVRLCCRGEGYVHPTLSARVLQLGTRRRERWTPLGGGIPEPLTRREFEVLQLVAEGVSNREIGQRLFISEKTVKNHITSIFRKLGVSDRTQAVIHAIREGWVKV from the coding sequence ATGCCGATTCGGGTCCTGATCGTTGACGACCACGCGCTGCTCCGCGAGGGCCTGCGGCAGGTGCTCCAGCTGGAGCCGGACATCGAGGTGGTGGGGGAGGCCGGCAGCGGCGGCGAGGCCGTGCGCCGCGCGGCCCAGCTTCGGCCCGACCTGGTCGTCATGGACATCAACCTGCCCGACATGTCGGGGATCGAGGCCACGCGACAGATCCGCTCGGCCGCGCCGTCGACCCAGGTCCTGGTGCTGACCATCCACGATCAGGAGGAGTACCTGCTGGAGGCCATCGCCGCCGGCGCCAGCGGCTTCGTGCTCAAGGACGTGGAGCCGCGGGCGCTGGTCGAGGCGGTGCGCCTCTGCTGCCGGGGCGAGGGCTACGTGCACCCGACCCTTTCGGCGCGCGTGCTGCAGCTGGGAACCCGCCGCCGCGAGCGGTGGACCCCCCTGGGCGGGGGCATCCCCGAGCCCCTCACCCGCCGCGAGTTCGAGGTCCTGCAGCTGGTGGCGGAGGGCGTCTCCAACCGGGAGATCGGCCAGCGTCTGTTCATCAGCGAGAAGACGGTCAAGAACCACATCACCTCGATCTTCCGCAAGCTGGGCGTCAGCGACCGCACCCAGGCGGTGATCCACGCGATCCGGGAGGGCTGGGTCAAGGTCTAG
- a CDS encoding sensor histidine kinase: MDGLTAGPAPLLGLARPLAVVRVEAVAAASLGPLDPLALDRILREILAAVERGREQVLAVAEHARQEHRDAARELDAVREQLATLIERVDQLGRRQQQARLRLVEISRHFHRFGEEAYRQAYEEALRLHEDWVRAQEREAQLRQRRDELERRLRRLEATVRRADEVGEHVRLAAELLSGNLGRLVGQAADLQRRLQVGLMLLRAQEEERRRLARDIHDGPAQMLAQVALRAEVCQRLLADDPDRARQELERLKALTRESLHDVRKIIFDLRPMVLDDLGLVPALRQYVAGFVDRTGLPVELVTRGAIRRLDPAVEIAVYRVVQEALNNVWKHAGATQAVVRLELAPRRLWAEVSDDGRGLDPTAARPADRFGLANMAERLAMVGGRLEIHSRPGQGTRVRLDIPLGREGGGHADSGPDR; encoded by the coding sequence ATGGACGGATTGACGGCGGGGCCGGCTCCCCTCCTGGGGCTGGCGCGCCCGTTGGCGGTGGTGCGGGTGGAGGCGGTGGCAGCGGCGTCCCTCGGCCCCCTCGATCCCCTGGCCCTCGACCGCATCCTGCGCGAGATCCTGGCCGCCGTGGAGCGCGGCCGCGAACAGGTCCTCGCCGTCGCGGAGCACGCGCGCCAGGAGCACCGCGACGCCGCACGCGAGCTGGATGCGGTGCGGGAGCAGTTGGCGACCCTGATCGAACGGGTGGACCAGCTGGGCCGCCGCCAGCAGCAGGCGCGCCTGCGATTGGTGGAGATCTCGCGCCACTTCCATCGCTTCGGCGAGGAGGCCTATCGCCAGGCGTACGAGGAGGCCCTGCGCCTCCACGAGGACTGGGTCCGGGCCCAGGAGCGGGAGGCCCAGCTGCGCCAGCGGCGCGACGAGCTGGAGCGGCGCCTGCGCCGCCTGGAGGCGACGGTGCGGCGAGCCGACGAAGTGGGGGAGCACGTCCGCCTCGCCGCCGAGCTGCTCTCCGGGAACCTGGGGCGCTTGGTGGGGCAGGCGGCGGACCTGCAGCGACGCCTGCAGGTGGGGTTGATGCTGCTGCGCGCCCAGGAGGAGGAACGCCGCCGCCTGGCGCGGGACATCCACGACGGCCCCGCCCAGATGCTGGCCCAGGTGGCGCTCCGCGCCGAGGTCTGCCAGCGCCTGCTGGCGGACGACCCGGACCGGGCCCGGCAGGAGCTGGAGCGCCTCAAGGCGCTGACCCGCGAGAGCCTCCACGACGTCCGCAAGATCATCTTCGACCTGCGGCCCATGGTCCTGGACGACCTCGGCCTGGTGCCCGCCCTGCGCCAGTACGTGGCGGGGTTCGTCGACAGGACGGGCCTGCCGGTGGAGCTGGTCACGCGGGGCGCCATCCGGCGCCTCGACCCCGCCGTGGAGATCGCGGTCTACCGCGTGGTGCAAGAGGCGTTGAACAACGTCTGGAAGCATGCCGGCGCCACCCAGGCGGTGGTGCGGCTGGAGCTCGCGCCGCGGCGGCTGTGGGCCGAGGTGAGCGACGACGGCCGCGGCTTGGACCCCACCGCCGCGCGCCCAGCGGACCGCTTCGGCCTCGCCAACATGGCGGAGCGCCTCGCGATGGTGGGCGGACGCCTGGAGATCCACAGCCGTCCCGGCCAGGGGACGCGGGTACGCCTGGACATCCCGCTGGGGAGGGAGGGAGGCGGCCATGCCGATTCGGGTCCTGATCGTTGA